The genomic segment cttcttttctttctcactttcattctcttgtttttcttccaattttATGTTTTTATCGTTTGGTTTTGCCtttacttcttttcttccttccccactccttcagACCTTGAAACAAATTattctgcttgaaaaaaaaaaaagaaagaaaaaaaaaaaaaaaaaaaaagaaatgaaaaaagctgCAACAACTTGATACCAACTGATATTTCTCTTGAATCCAAACATAATTTCCTATCAAAAAACCACAATGTCGAATGCTGGGTACTTGCATATATTCTTGAGtggttaaacagacagacatcagaacacatgtaaaaaaaaaattatctaaaaatttgtcatcaaggcaaaaaaaaaaaaagaaaaaaagaaagacaatattGTATATATTGAACAACACAAACACCTTAAGTAACATGCGACCAAAAAAAGTCAGACATGGCCCTGAGGAACACTGAGGTTGagtttttaaaatatacataaatatgtttgaacacacacacacacacacacaccacagtgaaacaggaaaagaagaatCTAGATTTTCATATATAGACCTTGGTCAAGGATGAATGACCTAACGTGAAAAATATAAAAACATACATTAGTATagatacataaaataaaaatatatatatatatataagtataaagATACATGCATAATCTTCCTGGGGAGAACATcccaaattacacacacaaatctgttctgacaacaaaacaataaataaaagacaaacctacaaaatacataaatatacacataagATACACGTATACATCCCAAAGAATTTAAAACAGATTTTTACAGGAAAAAAgattgcacttttttttcccaaaaaaaacattttaacacCTGTTTCTCTCATCTCTGAAAAGGCAGAGAAAGATATGACTGAACCATGAAAATACTTCAGCACGTCATGTGAATACTGTAAATCGATTCGTTTTCGTTTTTCCGGTCTGTTATCCTTCACCATCAGTTGAGGACAGATGAAAAGGTCACATCTGAGAGATGCGTACCAATTACATCCCACCTGGCCAAGATCTCTTGCGAAATCCCTCGAAAGCGATTCAAGTTATGgcaagataaaagagagagagaaaaactcacATGGCAAAACACAATGATAAGGGACAGGAAATTCAGAACAAGGTAAGATCCACAATGGTTTACTGAAACTCAAATTATTAGTCTACTTTGGTGGAACTTAATGACTTGCATACATTCCATTGGTGTCACTTGAGCTTTCTCAATAGTTCCATGGGAAATCTCCCGCTTTGTGCATACAACTGTAATTACATATAATTTTGCATACACTGTGAGAGATTTCTTTGTCATCTGCAGAGATTTTCTCCAcatttagagtaaaaaaaaaaaaaaaaaaaaaaaaaagtgtatgatcAAATTTACCTTAAGATGATGGGGAGACTATGTTTCGAGTTGTAGACTCTTTCTCAAGTACAGGGATGTGTCGAAAGGCAACAGTAGTCCGTTGGAGGTGAGTTCAATCactgtttcttcattttttcatATTCACTCTGCAAGAACTACACTCACCTTACTGATATGTCTGAAAACCTGTGTCAACTAACAAGTGGGTTCCTATACAGATTACTGAGCGCTTCTTAGTTATGATATTGTTAAAGGGCGTGCTACTCATGCTGCTACATACATATCAAAGTCAGATGACATAAAAAGAAAGCTTTAAAAAAGTTAAGACACTTCTTTCATAAGCTTAATTCCAAAATCGATCCAAAACTGGTGACTATCATCAAACTAAAAGTAAAATGAGAGATGCTGCCCTCATGGCTTACATGCTAAAATGAAAAGATAGAAATGTTCATATCGACCTTGACCCTATGTACAATCATAATAAGTAAAAAGAACTTCTCCTCCTTCATTCATGGGATGTGACACATGTTCATTCACATACATGggtaggttttgtgtgtgtatgactttacACCCCTGCCATGTGggtagtcatactctgttttcagggcagtgcatgctgggtatgttttcgtttccataatccaccaaatgctgacatggattatgggatctttaatgtgcgtatttgatctgcatgcaaATGTACACATgaggagggttcaggcactagcagatctgcacatctgttgacctgggagataagaaaaatctccaccctttacccacctggcgtcAAGACCAGGATTggaacacaggaccctcagattgaaatgtccaaccctttaaccactcagctgttgcgcccgttaaCCATGTTgtttataataaataaaaagaataaatttaGATGAACCACTTCCCCATGTCCATTTGTGTACATTTCAGACCTGTTCCTTGACAGCAACTCTTCACTTTTGAGACCTTGCATTATTTCTCAAATTGTGATGGCAGTATTCTTTTCAATGTTTCATACAGCAGTTGCAACGTTTTTATAACAGACAACCAACTAAAGTTGGATGATGGTGTTCATTTCCAGTTTGACTGGTGTACACATTCTGAAATGTTTACATCGGTCGGTAACAGTTTAGTCTTAGCAGACTGAACATCATGCAGGTTACAATTGCCAGCAATTGTTTCCAAATGTTGTTCAATGTAAATTACTTCCATGTATTTTCAACGATGCAGATTGAACATGATATGTAAACAAACACAGATCTCTGAGATCCATGTAACTCTAAATGCAGTGGCAGCTCCCTAGCGAGGTCTGCAGTTCTCAGATCTATCTACTTTTTGTCATGTCAGCATGTGTTTTCACTGACTGAAAATGAGAagttggtgttttttcttttaaattttccaTTGAAACAAGTTCTGCAGCTGTTCATTCAGCTCTGATCCAAAAATCACAAATTGTATGATACatgatattatgttttttctataACTAAGAGACATGCTTTAAAAGTAAACCTTCACTTCGCACATGAAAGCATGTAATATTTCTAATCATTACTAGCTAATATTTTGTGATTTGGGCTAAAAACATTTGAAATTAAACTTGATGGCCTCCCAAAGACACATCTGTGTTGTCCGCCACCCAGTGACTGTGcctttcagtctctgtgtgtgtatcctaTATAATTCTGGTGGGAATGTCTGCTATCACCTTCTAATCAATATCTATAATCATGCTGTGACTAGTGTCCTTGATCAGAGGTAACAGTTCCTGAGAAAATGCCAATGGTAAACTTTATCACATAGATACAAGCACAaaaacacagagtgacacacacaataTGGACAGAAACATGTATCACTCAGAGTGGGTAAAAACATAACTCTCTTTGCTTATATCTGTAACATGCATATAAGGCAAAAAACCAGTTCCTTCAATATAACATTGGACAGTTTATCTGAGATGGGAAAGTGACAGGACACTTGAGGTAGAGATGATCAAAGTTGACTTGAGGTAGAGATGATCAAAATTGTCAGAAAGAAAATTTGATACTGTTCCAAACCAAAAGGTTATCTGTGATACAGATATTCAGATATACCAGACACATGCGCTGTCTTCCAGTTCTATCAGAAACCAAAAGTCTTCCAGATATGTGACCATgctagaagtaaaaaaaaaatacaggaaaaaaaaacccttctctctctttacactGAATTTAAATTGAAAACAAGACCCTAATGGAAAAGGGAGAGAAGGTTTGCTCAGCACTCCTAAACTAAAAACCACACtttcctcaccaccacaccaaactcaTCAGTGGCTCAATGACACAGACATAGTGAAGGTACGCAGAGCCCATGTAGAAGAGCTGGAACAACACCACTTTCAGCCAGTCAAACAGGACCTGCCTCTCTGGCACCACGGGCAGCACCTGGCCTGCACTGTCCTCCGGGAAGTGACCATTCCTGTAAAATTGCTCCAGAAGATCATCTTTCTCCGTGTACCGATCATACACCCATTTCTGCAGCTCGTCTCCATTGCGGGGGACATCAGACAGAGGGAACGCACGGTAGTGCACGTGTATGTCCTGCTTTTCCCTGTACCCCATGCACATTCCAAACATGTCTGGTGGCCCACCTTCCTCGCTGCCATAGCCAATAGTCATGTCAACCAGCCATTTCACGGGCTGGTCAGGATTGTGAGCAGCTGAAATGCATTCAGAAGAAAATTAACATGACACAGTCATCTTcaaatcattttttatttttagatttttttttttttttaacacagcacGTGGTTTTACTTCCTCAACCGCTGCAACTTTCGATTTCTCCACTTTGGCGGACAAGCAGTAGCTTGCACCTAACatgaatcagacccctgctggagtctgctcCAGTGAGTCATGATATAGTATTTAACTTAATGTGTAATTAATGAGGATTTAAAATCTGGGCTCTCCAATGATTTCAACCCTAAAACACCCATTTCATGACCATTTAAAACacttgaaaaattttttttaattttttttttactttattcacTGATTTTGAGCCATTGCACCCAAAAAAATCTGCCTAAGCTTGGCTGACGaacgcaacagccgaatggttaaagcgttggactttcaatctgagggacctgggttcgaatctctgtgatggcgcctggtgggtaaaaggtggagatttttccgatctcccaggtcaacatgtgtgccgacctgcaagtgcctgaagccccttcgtgtggtgggttatggaaacaagaacatacccagcatgcacccccccgaaaacagagtatggctgcctacatggcagggtaaataaacaaacagtcatatacataaaatgttacatgtctgtctgagtgtgtatgcgtgtgtgcctgaaatctaactgaatgacacaggaaacgaatgatgagcacccagtggcagatgtcagtcagctctacccaggtaggcagcctgttgtgcaaatgaccctgtattAGTAAACCgcttaagagcttggtctccgaccgaggacagacactttataagtatccatatcaatcaatcaatcaatcaatcaaagtcaCAATATCCACAACAGAAACCTGTCAAGTGAAAGATATAGAATGAATGACATGATCTGAGTCAActtgaaaaagaacaagagaggcaaggccttcaagactcacttgtgataaattaagtcccctagcattaattacggagtaatttcccttttttactatctgcaccaaaacgtttgcaaaataaataaaacttccatgcttagcaaaagaagttcctgtttgaacaaaaaatgataataatgactcctcttgttgttgtgtcagaataagaggtcaaagtgccagtttagagaatacaaaaaatataaatataacaataaatgcagtttgcatataaataggcttcttttttttatttttttgtgcccatcccagaggtgcaatattcctATTTTTTCTGTGGTTTCTTGGTTTTCTTTACCtgaagtatcttttttttttaggtgtttatttttgtttttcctatttttatgccaaatttggtgtcaactgacaaagtatttgcagagaaaatgtcaatgttaaagtttaccacggacacacagacacacggacacacacacacacacacagacaaccgaacaccgggttaaaacatagactcactttgtttccacaagtgagtcaaaaaggaaatacGCAGCAAAGCTGACTTACCGTTTCCACAACCGTTGGTCACATTCTCACTGGGCTGGTCCTGCTCTGGTGACCCTATGGTGTCGATGATGGTTCTCAGAGCTCCCAGTCTTGGCAATGTCACGTTGTTCAGCACAGGATAACCATTCTTCCTGGCATAACTGTTGGCAGTCATCAGGACTTGTCAGTGATTCCACCATCGGGAGAGTTCAGTTTTTTAATGCACACtcccacacagacagaaacaaggtaCATACAACCATACTGAATATGCGTTGTATCCGGATATACTGTTTTCTTTGGCAATCAGATTTAAAACATTTTctgtcatctttaaaaaaaaaaaaaaaattttttataagggtatctctgtcttttgtgtgtgtgtgtgtgtgtgtgtgtgtgtgtgtgtgtgtatgtgtgtgtatacatcagTCAACTAGATACGCATATATatcttgttgagagagagagagagagacagagagagaaagagagcgagagaaagagtttctttgttttgggtagtttttttttccaatacaaaGTTTACAACAGACTCAGAAAAGCAGCTGTAAACAATACATTATCTATATatttaaagaaaataaacaataagGAATCAGTCTACAAATTTATATTGATGTAATCAGAATGAATGTATGTACTTTTGTCCTCTCATATATACTGTGGATAATCTCTTTTATCTAATGCTGACACTTCTGTTTTGGAAATCACCTTTTCTCTAGCTCTACCCACAGAAGAATATTTCCCCATATCATGACATTCACCAACTGTTACAAGGACAGCATtatctattgttgtttttatcacacacacactaaaaatccACAAATAGACTGAACAATGCCATACAAAGGGCCTGCACAAAAAGCATATGCATATAAAACAGAAAGAGACTGTGTAACTAAAGAAACCTTTCTGCAAATTATACCTCTGACTGCTTTCAAGTCTTTTGTAGAGGAACCCCCCCTCTGGAAACAGGACAAGCCACTTGCGCCGCAAGGGAAGATAACTGTCCTTCAAGTGCTCCCTCAGCATCACTTCTTGCTGGTTACGTGTCTCTCTGCCCTTAGTtttacaggagagaaaaaaaaaaatcactacatTACTAATATACTATAATCATGAAACCTAAACCAAAGCAAAAGTCAGAAATTTGACCTGTAGCCTGTCTGAGGTActgtatctgttgtttttttttttagtgtcctTGGAAGACTAATATGATATgtagaagaaaaagcaaaaaacaaaaataaacacctaaaaaaaaagatacttcaGGTAAAGAAAACCAAGAAACCACATTGGTACCATACCCACACATGGACAACAGCATATTAAAAGAACCACAAACATGGTGAAACAAACATCAAGTTCAGctttcacctctttttttttcagctgctgTCAGTGCTGTGATTTTGACTTTGAGCATTTTCTGtagatgctacacacacacacacacacacacacacaacaaaaaaatcaagaaatgtctgcacatgtatcattgtatggatGTATAGTACGTATGCATGTACATCTATCATTGTATGTACATATGTGATGTATGTTAGCATGCATGTGAACATATGCTAAGctatgtttgcatgcgtgtgaatatatatgtatatccccAATCTGTCAATACTGCTCTGTCAAAATCACAATGTATAATCAATGTTGTGATAACAAAGCTCTTATGCCTTTCATCATATATCTGCATCCATTTgattatttcaaaataacttcCTCAAAATGTCTAAAGCAGACAGGGATTATTCAGTTTGATCTGTTTCTATGTATCTGACAGTCTGTCTCAATttgtgcttttctctctctctgagtctctctccacttttctctttctctgagaatgtgtgtgtggctgtgagtgattttttctttttctttttctctcagttATAAGAAAATATTGTGTATATGCCGTAAATATAGCttatatgtacaaacacacacacacatatctatatatatagatgtgtgtgtgtgtgtgtgtgtgtgtgtgtgtgtgtgtgtaagatttaTATTATAAATGTGAGCATTAGGCCTGAGAGGTTCatgcaaagatcaggcatctgcttccttttATTTGTTATTCCCTATTTTAATTACTCTTTTTATTCTATTTGGTGTTCAACAGCAGACACCTCCGTAAAGAAAGGGACACTGAAAatgtgagagaaaaacaaaaaacacataaaaaaaacaacacacacacaaaaacacacacaaaactagccTGCTTGATGAAGACGTCCTTGCGAAGGGTGCAGATAAGTCCGAAGTTAGTGAACTTGAAGATCCAGTCCATGATCCACATGCTGCTGCTCATGCACCCACCTTTGCCCCACAGTGACATCATCACTACCGGTGTGTCCGCTGTCGACTGGTGGTTACACAGCAGCAGCACTTCCTCTTCCGACAACTGGCTGACGTCATCTCCGCTTTCGAAAACTGTGCACAGCAAGCAAGACACTTAGACAGCCATGGGTGAAGACTGCCGGTGTGTAAACACCCAAGAGTCAGAACTGTCAGTTTTGTGCTCATTCAATCCTTTATGCAGGCTAAACAGTCCAGCGAAATGTTATATTCCCTAACACCCAAGAGTCAGAACAGTCAGTTTTGTGTTCATAAAAAATTTTCAGTCCTTTATACAGACTTGACAGTCCAGCGACTGTTCTTAATAACAACCATTTATTGATACAGACTAATGTCTCGGATGTATAGCATCTTATTTCCATGACGTAATTATCATCAAAGTATCTAAATCCTGCTAATGTACCGAAAGGAACATGACAGGTCATCTTTTGATTATgtcaaataataaaaacaaaaatgattcaAATCAACAGACTGAACATACTGAGTAAATAATTTTCTGTGCAGGTTATTAAACTGTTTATGAAGGTACAGAAGACAGGTCTGGAACAGAAATCCAGTCTACTTTCTTACTGTACATGAGCTAGGCTTGAATTTTTGTCAACCATTTATCCAATCCCTGGCCAAGCCAACAGTATCCAGTCTGCAATACAGTGTCAAAAATATACAATGATGATGGAGCACTTCAAGGAAACTGCAGGTTTACCACAGTACATCTGAGTTATTTTATACTTCCCACAACCATGGGACCTTTTAATAAAATTTACAACAAATCTCCATAATTCATTTCTCAAGGAAATCATGCTCATGAACTTCAAGTCAATTTTCAATTCCTTTATGTGTTACTGTATCAATATCTAGTTTACCCCTCACTGGAAAACACCAGTTTATTTATTGATATCATACAGTGGAATTTACTTGACACATACATATTCCATGATTCAGTTTGGCAGAGCATGATTTAAACATTAACACTTACATAAAAGCATACAAGTCTTCTCCAAGAAGTAAAAGCAAAGTAATAATAAGATCCAAGCAATCACAAAAAAAGTCTAAGACTTTATGAAatttacaaaacacaaaacatcacacaaatCCCCACAATCAAACTCCTGAGTAAAAAAGATCATCCAGTCTTATCTTAGAAAACTGGTGCCATGAACTACCATTTCAaccaaaagcaaaaccaaaaaacttACTGCGATATCGTCCAGTGCCCATCCACATAACGATGAAAGACTGCAGTCCGTTAAACAGCAATCTCTCAAAGTTCCAGTACATGGAAGGGGAGAGAATACGTAATGGAAGTAGCATCAACATCCACATGATATAGGAAAACAGGCCGTAAAGGTTGGTGATGAAAAACACTGTGAAGTTCCATACATAGCGCAGGATGTCTGTCATACTTGCCATGGCCACAAACAACTTTGAGACCAGCTGACTGCAACAATGTCTGAAATGATTAACACAAAATTATTCATTTAAATAATATAAAACTGTGAAAT from the Babylonia areolata isolate BAREFJ2019XMU chromosome 21, ASM4173473v1, whole genome shotgun sequence genome contains:
- the LOC143296108 gene encoding acyl-CoA:lysophosphatidylglycerol acyltransferase 1-like, which produces MASMTDILRYVWNFTVFFITNLYGLFSYIMWMLMLLPLRILSPSMYWNFERLLFNGLQSFIVMWMGTGRYRIFESGDDVSQLSEEEVLLLCNHQSTADTPVVMMSLWGKGGCMSSSMWIMDWIFKFTNFGLICTLRKDVFIKQGRETRNQQEVMLREHLKDSYLPLRRKWLVLFPEGGFLYKRLESSQSYARKNGYPVLNNVTLPRLGALRTIIDTIGSPEQDQPSENVTNGCGNAAHNPDQPVKWLVDMTIGYGSEEGGPPDMFGMCMGYREKQDIHVHYRAFPLSDVPRNGDELQKWVYDRYTEKDDLLEQFYRNGHFPEDSAGQVLPVVPERQVLFDWLKVVLFQLFYMGSAYLHYVCVIEPLMSLVWW